A single window of Sphingobacterium sp. ML3W DNA harbors:
- a CDS encoding bile acid:sodium symporter family protein, with translation MKVKIDSFVIGLFVAIILAYIYPNLALIEGKFSLDSITTIGISLIFFFYGLKLSLTDLKAGLSNWKLHVLVHFSTFILFPLLVLLFLPFVKTEIQHQFWLSFFFLAALPSTVSSSVVMVSIAKGNMPAAIFNASISGIIGVIVTPLWMGLFLTVNSDFDFGHIYLGLFLEIILPVILGIALQPYLGKWARRFSKPLSTFDKTIILLIVYKSFADSFIEKIFDAVDVWYFISVFAGVILLFCLVYLLIWYIAKLLKFPIEDQITAIFCGSKKSLTHGSVFAKIIFSHVGLGFGLVFFPIMIYHAFQIFVASIIAQRYAKRLSVKN, from the coding sequence ATGAAAGTAAAAATAGACTCCTTTGTTATTGGCTTGTTTGTCGCTATTATTTTAGCATATATCTATCCCAACCTGGCATTAATAGAAGGAAAATTTTCTTTAGATTCAATTACTACGATAGGTATTTCCTTGATATTCTTTTTTTACGGGCTCAAATTAAGTTTAACAGATTTAAAAGCGGGATTGTCAAATTGGAAATTACATGTGCTCGTTCATTTTTCAACTTTTATCCTCTTCCCTCTATTAGTCTTGCTATTTCTACCCTTTGTAAAGACAGAAATTCAGCACCAATTTTGGCTTTCTTTTTTCTTTTTAGCAGCGCTACCTTCGACTGTTTCTTCATCTGTAGTGATGGTGTCGATAGCAAAAGGAAATATGCCAGCAGCTATATTTAATGCAAGTATATCCGGTATTATAGGAGTTATTGTCACCCCTTTATGGATGGGGTTGTTTTTAACAGTGAACTCTGATTTTGATTTCGGTCATATTTACCTAGGACTGTTTCTAGAAATCATACTTCCAGTTATTCTTGGGATAGCATTACAACCCTATTTGGGTAAATGGGCGCGTAGGTTTTCAAAGCCATTAAGTACGTTTGATAAAACGATCATTCTTTTAATAGTCTATAAAAGTTTTGCAGACTCTTTTATAGAAAAGATTTTTGATGCGGTGGACGTCTGGTATTTCATATCGGTTTTTGCAGGAGTAATTCTTCTGTTTTGCTTAGTCTATTTGCTTATCTGGTATATTGCTAAATTGTTGAAATTTCCAATCGAGGATCAAATTACAGCTATTTTTTGTGGCTCTAAAAAATCACTTACACATGGTTCTGTTTTTGCGAAAATTATTTTTAGTCATGTGGGACTGGGTTTCGGACTTGTATTTTTCCCGATTATGATCTACCA